In Geotalea uraniireducens, one genomic interval encodes:
- a CDS encoding HAD family hydrolase: MLSAVIFDFDGIIVDTEPLHYRAFQQVLEPLGLGYSWDDYVAIYMGFDDRDAFREAFRVAGRSLDAGMLERLIAAKAAAFQALSGAVDPYPGVVELIRTLSDSLPVALCSGALRCDILPILQGLGLDRAFTVLVTADEVAASKPDPASYSLAVERLAATYPERGISPATCLAIEDTPAGIASAAGAGIPVLAVTNSYPATVLTGAVKIVDSLAALSLETLLPLV, translated from the coding sequence ATGCTGTCCGCAGTGATCTTTGATTTCGACGGTATCATCGTCGATACCGAACCGCTCCACTACCGCGCATTCCAACAAGTGCTCGAACCGCTGGGGCTCGGCTATTCCTGGGACGATTATGTGGCGATCTACATGGGGTTCGATGATCGCGACGCCTTTCGCGAGGCGTTCCGGGTCGCCGGGCGGTCGCTCGACGCCGGGATGCTCGAACGGTTGATCGCGGCAAAGGCGGCGGCGTTCCAGGCATTGAGCGGCGCCGTCGATCCGTATCCGGGGGTGGTGGAACTGATTCGCACCCTCAGTGACTCATTACCCGTGGCGCTCTGCAGCGGTGCCCTCCGTTGCGACATTTTGCCGATCCTGCAAGGCCTCGGACTCGACCGGGCATTTACGGTACTGGTTACCGCCGACGAAGTTGCTGCCAGCAAGCCCGACCCTGCCAGCTATTCCCTGGCGGTGGAGCGGCTTGCCGCCACCTATCCCGAACGGGGGATCAGTCCCGCCACCTGCCTGGCGATCGAGGACACCCCTGCCGGGATCGCTTCCGCCGCCGGCGCCGGCATCCCGGTGCTGGCGGTCACCAACAGCTATCCGGCCACCGTGCTGACCGGCGCGGTCAAGATTGTCGATTCCCTTGCCGCGCTTTCCTTGGAAACACTGCTGCCGCTTGTTTAA
- a CDS encoding phosphatase PAP2 family protein has translation MRLLSVLLIITVFSGLLPLPVFAADDGAIGFVRNETVTLADEGAELVKTPFRVENGAVLGTLAVVGAVGLTYVFDNDIRTKLQNSRGKTLDKAADAGSLLGNPFLHLGVAGAVWGGGLLADSPRWRDTGLMMGEAAVLADAASFVLKEAVGRARPLTGSSKGSFRPFQFKSDYDSLPSMHTASSFAMASVISATSENVGVSLLSYAAATFVGFSRMYEDKHWASDVLLGAAIGELSGRVVTRYHAGGGRYALVPAVSADAASLALVGKF, from the coding sequence ATGCGGCTACTGTCGGTCCTGCTCATTATCACCGTGTTCAGCGGCCTTCTGCCGCTTCCCGTGTTTGCCGCCGATGACGGGGCGATCGGTTTCGTTCGGAATGAAACGGTCACCTTGGCCGACGAGGGGGCTGAGCTGGTTAAAACTCCCTTCCGGGTTGAGAATGGCGCCGTCCTCGGTACCCTGGCGGTGGTCGGGGCGGTGGGGCTCACCTACGTTTTCGACAACGATATCCGGACCAAGCTCCAAAATAGTCGGGGGAAAACTCTCGACAAGGCGGCCGACGCCGGCAGCCTGCTCGGTAACCCGTTCCTTCATCTGGGGGTCGCCGGTGCGGTCTGGGGCGGCGGACTCCTCGCCGACTCGCCCCGCTGGCGGGATACCGGCCTGATGATGGGCGAGGCGGCAGTGTTGGCCGATGCGGCCAGCTTCGTGCTCAAGGAGGCGGTCGGCCGGGCGCGGCCTCTGACCGGCAGCAGCAAGGGGAGTTTCCGGCCGTTCCAGTTCAAATCCGACTACGATTCGCTCCCGTCGATGCATACCGCCAGCTCCTTCGCTATGGCCTCGGTGATCAGCGCCACTTCGGAAAATGTCGGGGTGAGCCTGCTGTCGTACGCGGCGGCGACCTTCGTCGGCTTCTCCCGCATGTACGAGGACAAACACTGGGCGAGTGACGTGCTTCTCGGGGCCGCCATCGGCGAACTGAGCGGCCGGGTGGTGACCCGCTACCATGCTGGCGGGGGGCGTTACGCCCTGGTGCCGGCGGTTTCGGCCGATGCTGCCTCGCTGGCGCTGGTCGGCAAATTCTGA
- a CDS encoding VanZ family protein — translation MAYPFRWRRFAPPLWAALVVTWAGTVLVFSLIPNPPVPKTGWLSWDKLQHASAYAVMTFFLGMRLASTVRWRRSRWFWAALCAILFGALMEVAQGALTTSRTADVTDAVANAVGATLVAAAGRLFGRRYE, via the coding sequence ATGGCTTACCCGTTTCGTTGGCGACGGTTTGCTCCGCCACTCTGGGCGGCGCTGGTAGTGACCTGGGCCGGTACGGTGCTGGTGTTCTCGCTGATCCCCAATCCGCCTGTGCCGAAGACCGGCTGGCTTTCCTGGGACAAGCTTCAGCATGCCTCCGCCTATGCGGTGATGACATTTTTCCTCGGGATGCGGCTGGCCTCGACGGTGCGTTGGCGGCGGTCGCGCTGGTTCTGGGCGGCGCTGTGCGCCATCCTGTTCGGGGCATTGATGGAGGTTGCCCAAGGTGCCCTGACGACCTCCCGGACCGCCGATGTCACCGATGCCGTGGCCAACGCGGTCGGTGCGACGCTGGTTGCCGCGGCCGGCCGGTTGTTTGGCCGCCGCTACGAGTAA
- a CDS encoding SLBB domain-containing protein, which translates to MKIVLRMMTTVYCLLFLGALASAGTFDNQGASNTGNAGFSADQTTSGFATGNSTALMPQGTDLTSSGMNYPGTMNLLPGMKAGEGLLPSGLNMQDKLKALGLGQQPGQEFKAPEQKIILQAQPGDGLITLSWAVVGARQKPDNTTPFRFVIQYGTESNTYTRQLNVGTVNSYTLRGLSNNQLYFIKVQGGNPDQQLLVSSAETQAMPLATEDLASPLERSFSQTTPTLLDTIKPTPVDRSLKQFGYDFFKNSLANQAASDNLPVGADYVLGPGDSVRIDVWGSLQARYDLTVDRNGEINIPKVGAVKVWGLSYTQAKDIINRAFATYYKGFQLNVTLGSLRTIQVFVVGEVEVPGTYYVSSLATVINALAAAGGPSKNGSLRTIKVSRNGKPAQVIDLYDMFLSGDRSRDLRLENGDTIFVPVIGPVAAVAGEVKRPAIYELHGNTSLSELLAMAGGITAAGDAGRIQLERIEGNSTRIVLDYEPKGKDLQKELAAVNVQDRDMVTVFPVYDAMRDVVTLAGNVVRPGSYQFRKGMRVSDLLPGYGALLPDSYLGAAEITRLALPDYHKEILSFNLGKALQGDERENLPLQEQDTIRVFARSEMTEQPTVSISGYVVSPGVYDYYPQMTVRDLITAAGSLKRNALLTRAELTRIVVDKNGAEAHHLEIDLEKTLAGDPANNPVLMPNDALIVRGVENWLDATDRFVTLKGEVRFPGVYSITKGERLSSVIARAGGFTDKAYLRGARFSRLSVQEEQQKRMDEVIARTEQDLQRKQAELASLSASKDELEANKAALAGLQKSLDKLKASKAQGRVVIHLTQLDEFRKSPYDLELMGGDTLEVPQTPSVVNVMGSVYNPTSFIHLPDKDVAYYLKRAGGATQDAEQDSMYVIKADGSVFSKQQSSFGIRWDDESRHWTFGGFMATRLDPGDTLVVPQQLEQTAWLRNFKDVTTILSQIALTAGVVIAAGL; encoded by the coding sequence ATGAAGATCGTTTTGAGAATGATGACCACCGTTTACTGCCTGCTTTTCCTGGGAGCGTTGGCCTCGGCTGGCACATTCGACAACCAGGGAGCTTCCAATACCGGTAATGCAGGTTTTAGTGCTGATCAAACGACGTCAGGTTTTGCCACTGGAAACAGTACTGCTCTTATGCCGCAAGGGACCGACCTGACTTCTTCCGGGATGAACTATCCGGGGACGATGAATCTACTACCCGGTATGAAGGCTGGCGAAGGGCTTCTCCCTAGCGGGCTCAATATGCAGGACAAACTCAAGGCGCTCGGCCTGGGGCAACAGCCCGGCCAGGAGTTTAAAGCTCCCGAACAGAAGATCATCCTCCAGGCGCAACCTGGCGATGGTCTGATTACGCTCTCCTGGGCCGTCGTCGGCGCGCGACAGAAGCCTGACAATACGACGCCATTCCGCTTTGTCATCCAGTATGGCACGGAGTCAAACACCTATACCCGGCAGCTCAATGTCGGCACGGTCAACTCCTATACCCTACGCGGCCTGAGCAATAACCAGCTCTATTTCATCAAGGTCCAGGGGGGCAATCCCGATCAGCAGTTGCTGGTCTCTTCGGCCGAAACCCAGGCGATGCCACTGGCGACCGAAGATCTTGCTTCGCCCCTGGAACGGTCTTTTTCCCAGACGACCCCGACACTCCTTGACACGATCAAACCGACGCCGGTCGACCGCTCGCTCAAACAGTTCGGCTATGACTTCTTTAAGAACAGCCTGGCCAATCAGGCGGCCAGCGACAATCTGCCGGTGGGGGCCGACTATGTGCTTGGCCCCGGCGACTCGGTACGCATTGACGTCTGGGGAAGTCTCCAGGCCCGTTACGACCTAACCGTGGATCGGAATGGCGAAATCAACATCCCCAAGGTTGGGGCCGTCAAGGTCTGGGGCCTCAGCTATACCCAGGCGAAGGATATCATCAACCGTGCCTTTGCCACCTACTACAAAGGCTTTCAGCTCAACGTAACGCTCGGCAGCCTGCGAACCATCCAAGTTTTCGTTGTCGGCGAGGTTGAAGTCCCCGGCACTTACTATGTCAGTTCCCTGGCAACGGTAATCAACGCCCTGGCAGCGGCGGGCGGACCGTCGAAAAACGGCAGCCTGCGGACGATCAAGGTATCCCGGAACGGCAAGCCGGCCCAGGTGATTGACCTCTACGACATGTTCCTCTCCGGTGACCGAAGCCGCGACCTGCGCCTGGAGAACGGTGACACGATCTTTGTCCCGGTGATCGGGCCGGTGGCAGCGGTGGCCGGTGAGGTGAAACGGCCGGCCATTTATGAACTGCATGGGAACACCTCGCTCAGCGAATTATTGGCGATGGCCGGCGGGATCACTGCCGCCGGCGATGCGGGTCGAATCCAGCTGGAGCGGATCGAGGGAAACAGTACCAGGATCGTTCTGGATTACGAGCCAAAGGGGAAGGATCTCCAGAAAGAACTGGCTGCGGTCAATGTCCAGGATCGGGACATGGTAACTGTCTTCCCGGTATACGATGCGATGCGCGATGTTGTCACCCTTGCCGGCAATGTTGTGCGGCCCGGGAGCTACCAGTTCCGGAAGGGGATGCGGGTCAGCGATCTGCTCCCCGGCTACGGGGCACTGCTTCCCGACTCGTACCTGGGGGCGGCGGAGATCACCCGACTGGCTCTTCCCGACTATCACAAGGAAATTCTTTCCTTCAACCTCGGCAAGGCGCTGCAGGGTGATGAGCGGGAAAACCTGCCGCTTCAGGAACAGGACACGATCCGGGTCTTTGCCCGGAGCGAGATGACCGAGCAGCCGACCGTTTCCATCAGTGGCTATGTGGTCAGTCCTGGTGTCTATGACTACTATCCGCAGATGACGGTGCGCGACCTGATCACCGCTGCCGGGAGTCTGAAGCGGAACGCTCTGCTGACCCGGGCGGAACTGACCCGGATCGTGGTCGACAAGAATGGCGCCGAGGCCCACCATCTGGAGATCGACCTGGAGAAGACGCTGGCCGGCGATCCCGCCAACAATCCGGTGTTGATGCCCAATGACGCCCTGATTGTCCGGGGTGTCGAAAACTGGCTCGATGCCACCGACCGGTTTGTCACCCTCAAGGGGGAGGTTCGGTTCCCCGGCGTTTATTCGATTACCAAGGGGGAACGGCTCAGTTCGGTGATTGCCCGGGCCGGCGGTTTTACCGACAAGGCCTATCTGAGGGGGGCCAGGTTTTCCCGGCTCTCGGTGCAAGAGGAGCAGCAAAAACGGATGGACGAAGTAATCGCCCGCACCGAGCAGGATCTGCAACGCAAGCAGGCGGAGCTCGCCTCGCTGTCGGCGTCTAAGGACGAACTGGAAGCGAACAAAGCGGCGCTGGCCGGGTTGCAGAAATCTCTCGACAAGCTGAAGGCCTCAAAGGCCCAGGGACGAGTGGTGATTCACCTGACCCAGCTTGATGAATTCAGAAAAAGTCCATACGATCTCGAGCTGATGGGTGGCGATACCCTGGAGGTGCCCCAGACCCCGAGTGTGGTCAACGTTATGGGGTCGGTCTACAATCCCACTTCATTCATCCATCTGCCCGACAAGGATGTAGCCTACTATCTCAAGAGGGCTGGCGGGGCTACTCAGGATGCGGAGCAGGACAGCATGTATGTGATCAAGGCGGATGGCTCTGTTTTCAGCAAGCAGCAATCGTCTTTCGGTATCCGCTGGGACGACGAGAGCCGCCATTGGACCTTCGGCGGTTTCATGGCCACCCGGCTTGACCCGGGTGATACGCTGGTCGTTCCCCAGCAGCTCGAACAGACCGCCTGGTTGAGAAATTTCAAGGATGTTACCACCATCCTGTCACAGATCGCCCTGACCGCCGGGGTAGTCATTGCCGCGGGTCTCTGA
- a CDS encoding capsule assembly Wzi family protein translates to MMRSCSYLVLAALLLFGFAGTSWGLASNNIPLDSPVYQYLDKLAGFGLITSEVKGIRPYAKAEAARLLTEAEMNLPRLEGGGAAFAGQLIARLRELIPREANLRAAPERAPWFDANPLASARLRYVYLDGVPRDYTRDVYDPANQSAFGFIGGNLRPQSPAIVHKSGSEGTPLQENNEGVNYGRGNNGEFRWDMEGFVKDKVSLLVEPLLLATPGMKRLALQKGYVKIGSGGLELEAGRDANWFGPGYRGALTLTDNAKNFDLIKLSSPEPLDVAWVKKYLGDFKYAAIFSRFNETGTGANLRRPYFVGIKLALKPKPWFEIGANFVRQEGGPGFSGSTSIQDLIFGGGYTNKSNTIAGIDLRFKLPWLRDSELYGEYVGEDSALFWPFVESYLAGFYIPRLTASGQDDLRFEYFWGHQLLYSDGKFPDGYTYDGMSPGHSQGGGAQEFFVRYSHWFSVRNSVALEYIHGDRGKVGKIAPQKTEYRNGARFFWDLPVYGDIDAEIMYGWERINNLNLVEGVNRSNQLVRFDLRYRY, encoded by the coding sequence ATGATGAGGTCCTGTTCGTATCTTGTGCTAGCGGCCCTGCTGCTGTTCGGTTTTGCTGGTACGAGCTGGGGCCTTGCTTCCAACAATATTCCTCTCGATAGTCCTGTCTACCAATATCTCGATAAACTCGCCGGATTTGGCCTGATTACGTCAGAGGTCAAAGGAATCCGCCCTTATGCCAAAGCGGAGGCCGCCCGTTTGCTTACGGAAGCGGAAATGAACCTGCCGCGACTGGAGGGGGGCGGTGCAGCTTTTGCTGGACAGTTGATTGCCCGCCTGCGAGAACTGATCCCGCGTGAGGCAAACTTGAGGGCGGCGCCGGAACGAGCCCCCTGGTTTGATGCTAATCCACTTGCTTCTGCCCGGTTACGCTATGTTTACCTCGATGGGGTACCGCGGGATTATACCCGTGATGTCTACGACCCCGCCAACCAGTCCGCTTTTGGCTTCATCGGTGGCAATCTGCGGCCACAAAGTCCTGCTATTGTTCATAAAAGCGGTTCCGAGGGAACCCCGCTGCAGGAGAACAACGAAGGGGTTAATTACGGCCGTGGGAACAACGGCGAATTCCGTTGGGATATGGAGGGGTTCGTCAAAGATAAAGTCTCACTCCTGGTTGAGCCGCTCCTGCTTGCCACTCCCGGGATGAAGCGACTGGCCCTCCAGAAAGGGTATGTAAAGATCGGCAGCGGGGGCTTGGAGCTTGAGGCTGGCCGTGATGCCAATTGGTTCGGCCCGGGGTACCGCGGCGCGCTTACGCTGACGGACAATGCGAAAAACTTTGATCTGATTAAGCTTTCCAGCCCGGAGCCGCTGGATGTGGCCTGGGTAAAAAAATATCTGGGTGACTTCAAGTATGCGGCAATTTTTTCCCGTTTCAATGAAACTGGTACTGGTGCCAATCTCCGTCGACCTTATTTTGTCGGCATCAAACTGGCGCTGAAACCGAAGCCGTGGTTCGAGATCGGCGCGAATTTCGTTCGCCAGGAAGGCGGGCCGGGATTTTCTGGCAGCACCAGTATTCAAGATCTCATTTTTGGCGGCGGCTATACCAACAAAAGTAATACCATCGCTGGGATCGATCTCCGGTTCAAGCTCCCGTGGCTGCGCGACTCAGAGCTTTACGGCGAGTACGTCGGGGAGGATTCAGCCCTGTTCTGGCCTTTTGTCGAGAGCTATCTTGCCGGCTTTTATATCCCGCGACTGACGGCGTCAGGCCAGGACGATCTCCGTTTCGAGTATTTCTGGGGGCATCAGTTGCTGTATTCTGACGGTAAATTTCCTGATGGCTATACCTACGATGGGATGAGTCCCGGTCATTCCCAGGGGGGCGGCGCCCAGGAATTTTTCGTCCGCTATTCCCACTGGTTTTCGGTGCGCAATAGCGTGGCCCTTGAATACATCCACGGCGATCGGGGGAAGGTTGGTAAGATTGCGCCACAGAAGACGGAATACCGGAACGGGGCGAGATTTTTCTGGGATTTACCGGTTTATGGTGATATTGATGCAGAGATTATGTACGGTTGGGAGCGGATTAACAATCTCAACTTGGTCGAGGGTGTCAACCGGAGTAATCAGCTGGTGAGATTCGATCTGCGTTATCGTTATTAA